The genomic DNA GGCCCTAGGTGGTTTTGAAAAGATGTTTGCTGACAGAACAGTTGACGTAGTGCCGCTTTCGGTTCCATCCGGTGTGGCCGACCAGCCCATGACGGATGCCGAGACGCTGGAAGGCGCCCTGAACAGGGTGCAGCAGGCCCGTTATATTTACCCGGAAGCAGATTTCTGGGTGGGCATCGAAGGGGGCGTGGAAGTAATGGGAAACGAGCTGGCTGCATTTGCCTGGATAGTAGTTCGCTCTGCCACGGGTATACTGGGCAAAGCCCGCTCAGGCACTTTCTTTTTGCCTCCTGCCGTGGCAGGGCTTGTGGCGCAGGGAATGGAACTGGGGCATGCTAATGATAAGGTTTTCAGCCGCCATAATTCCAAGCAGCAGGGCGGCGCTATCGGTAGCCTGACCGATCAGGTGCTGGACCGCCGCCAGTTGTATGAGCCCGCGGTAGTGTTGGCCCTGGTGCCGTTTAAGAATCAGGCCTTATATGCTGCTCCTGCCGGTTACGCGCTTCCTGCCTGCCCGGAGAAGGAGTGATTTGTAAAACAGAGAGAAGCTGTGTATGAAACAAAGTGACCTGCGTCCGATCCAGTTATACCCTTTAGGAGATTCCGCTATTACGGTGCAGTTCGGCGATGCTGTTTCGGAACACACGCTGAGCCTTGTCCGCAACTATACTGCGCACCTGGAGCAGCAGCCTTTCGCCGGGCTTATCGAATTTGTGCCGGCTTATACCACGGTTACCCTCTACTACGACCCCTGGGTGGTAAGCGAAAAAGGCAAGTATAACCCCTATGAGCGGGTAGTGGCCATTATTGAGCAGGCGCTGCCCCGCACCGGGACGAGTAAGGAAAAGCAGCCCCCGAAAATACTGGAAGTGCCCGTTTGCTACGGTGGGGAGTTTGGCCCCGACCTGGCCTTTGTTGCCAGCCATACCCGCTTATCCGAAAAAAAGGTGATCGCCCTGCACAGCAGTGTGGAGTATCTGGTGTATATGATCGGGTTTGTGCCGGGTTTTCCGTACCTGGGCGGGATGAAGGAGGAAATTGCCGTGCCGCGTAAAGAAACGCCTGGCCCCTGCATTCCCGGTGGCTCGGTGGGGATAGCAGGTGTGCAGACAGGCATTTACCCCATGGAAACGCCCGGTGGCTGGCAACTTATCGGCCGCACACCACTTTCGCTCTTTAATCCTTATCGTACACCGCCCGGTCTGCTGAAAGCGGGAGATCTGGTCCGGTTCCGGCCCATTACCAAAGCAGAGTTCCACAAGCAAAAGGAGCTGGCGTATGAGTCTTAGCATCGAGAGCCCCGGCCTGCTGACCACCATCCAGGATGCGGGCAGGCTGGGCTACCAGAAAGATGGCATGGTTGTGAGCGGCGCGATGGATGCTTACGCCCTGCGGCTAGCGAATATGCTGGTAGGCAATCCGGAATCGGCAGCAGCCCTGGAAATAACGCTGCTGGGCCCAACCATCCGTTTCAATACTGACCTGCTTATTTCGCTGACAGGCGCCGATCTGTCGCCCACCATAAACAATGAGCCTGTAAAAATGTGGCGCCCGGTGTTTGTGGCTGCGGGAAGTATACTGGCCTTTGGCGCGCCGCGGGCGGGTTGCCGGAGCTACCTGGCTGTGGCCGGCGGCTTTGCTATACCCAGCGTGATGGGCAGCCACGCCACGTTTCTGCGTGCCGGCATCGGCGGGTGGCAAGGCCGGGCCCTGCAGTCCGGTGATTTGCTTCCTGTAAAAGGGATTCCGGCGGAGATCACTTCCTTTGTGGAGATCTTGCGCGCAGACGCTGCAGCCGGCGGCTGGCAGCAGGCAGACTGGTCGGCCATACCGGATTTTTACCTGAACGGAGTACCAGAAAATGTTATCCGGGTGGTGAAAGGGCCCGAGTATGACTTGTTTGCCGGCAGCAGCACGGAAGATTTCTGGCAGTCTGATTACAAAGTATCATCACATTCCGACCGGATGGGCTACCGCCTGAACGGGCCGACGCTGGCACTGGCTACGCCGGCAGAGCTGTTGTCGGGGGCTGTGACGTTTGGCACCATCCAGGTGCCTCCGGATGGCAATCCCATCGTGCTGCTTGCCGATCATCAGACCACCGGGGGCTATCCGCGCATTGCGCAGGTCGTCACGGCCGATTTCCCGAAACTAGCGCAGGTTCCCCCCGGCCGGGATATTCGCTTCGAAGAAATTTCATTGGAAGAAGCCCATTTGCTGTATATTCAGCGCGAAAAAGCGATCGAATCGCTCAGAAGTGCGCTACACCTTAAGCTCACCCGTTAACATGCACTACACCGTGGACCTAAACTGCGATTTAGGAGAAAGTTTCGGCGCCTATTCGATCGGCAACGACGAAGCCATTCTGCCTTATGTGACTTCGGCCAATATTGCCTGCGGCTTTCATGCCGGCGACCCTGCCGTGATGCGCAAAACAGTACAACTGGCGCTGGCACAGGGCGTCGCGATAGGCGCGCACCCCGGCTTGCCCGACCTGGCAGGCTTCGGCCGCCGCGAAATGGCTATTACCCCGCAGGAAGCCTATGACATGGTGGTTTACCAGGTCGGTGCTTTGGCTGGCTTTGTGCAGGCGCAGGGCGGCACCCTGCATCATGTAAAACCCCATGGCGCTCTCTACAACATGGCGGCTGTACGTCCGGCATTAGCTGCTGCCATTGCCGAGGCGGTGTACAAGGTATGGCCGGAGGCCGTGCTGTATGGCTTGGCAGGCAGCGAGTTGATCAAAGCAGGAAAGGAAGTTGGCCTGCAGACGGCCGGCGAAGTATTTGCTGACCGCACGTACCAGCAGGATGGTACCCTCACACCTCGCAGGCAGGTGGATGCCCTGATCTCCAATCCGGCAAAGGCAGTGCAGCAGGTAGTGCGCCTGGTAAAAGAAGGCCGGGTGCGCTCGCAGCAAGGCCCCGACGTCGTGCTTACGGCCGATACCATTTGCATCCACGGCGACGGGCCGCATGCGGCGGAATATGCCCGTTTGATCCGGGAGGCGCTGGCCGAAGCCGGGATTACAGTTCAGCCTGTAAACGGCCGCAGCGCATGAGGCTAAAACGCAACGTGAGTATCCTGCTGGGCGCTGCTTTCCTGATGGCCACCTCGGCCGTGGGGCCCGGCTTTCTGATGCAGACCACCGTTTTTACCCAAACGCTTGGTGCCAGCTTTGGATTTGTGATCTTGCTTTCCATCCTGCTCGATATCGGGGTGCAACTGAATGTTTGGCGCGTGATTGCCGTGTCGGAAAAGCGGGCGCAGGATATTGCCAATGCCGTGCTGCCGGGCCTCGGTGTTCTGATCGCGGTGCTGATTGTGCTGGGCGGGTTGGCGTTCAATATCGGCAACGTGGGGGGCGCCGGACTCGGGTTCAACGTCTTGCTGGGCCTCTCAGCCGAAGCGGGTGCCGTGGTAGCAGCCCTGATCTCCATTGCCATTTTTATGGTGCGGGAGGCCGGCAAAGTGATGGACCGGTTTGCCCAGGTCATGGGCCTGCTCATGATCCTGCTTATTGTGTATGTGGCCATCACCTCGGCCCCGCCACTGGGTGAGGCGGCCGTTAAAACCATTCTGCCTGATAAAGTAGACCTGATTGCCATCATTACGCTGGTGGGCGGAACAGTAGGAGGCTATATTACCTTTTCGGGTGGTCACCGCCTGCTGGATGCCGGCATAAAAGGACCTGAGGCTTTGCCGCAGGTAACCACCAGTGCCGTTTCGGGCATTACGATCGCTTCCGTTATCCGCATTTTCCTGTTCCTGGCTGCATTGGGTGTGATCAGCAAAGGGCTGGCGTTGGATGAAAGTAACCCGCCGGCTTCGGTCTTTCAGCTGGCAGCAGGGCAGGTGGGCTACAAGCTTTTTGGTATTGTGATGCTGTCTGCGGCGATTACTTCTGTGATCGGCTCGGC from Pontibacter liquoris includes the following:
- the yjjX gene encoding inosine/xanthosine triphosphatase codes for the protein MNRKTLHVVVASTNPVKVKAALGGFEKMFADRTVDVVPLSVPSGVADQPMTDAETLEGALNRVQQARYIYPEADFWVGIEGGVEVMGNELAAFAWIVVRSATGILGKARSGTFFLPPAVAGLVAQGMELGHANDKVFSRHNSKQQGGAIGSLTDQVLDRRQLYEPAVVLALVPFKNQALYAAPAGYALPACPEKE
- the pxpB gene encoding 5-oxoprolinase subunit PxpB, which codes for MKQSDLRPIQLYPLGDSAITVQFGDAVSEHTLSLVRNYTAHLEQQPFAGLIEFVPAYTTVTLYYDPWVVSEKGKYNPYERVVAIIEQALPRTGTSKEKQPPKILEVPVCYGGEFGPDLAFVASHTRLSEKKVIALHSSVEYLVYMIGFVPGFPYLGGMKEEIAVPRKETPGPCIPGGSVGIAGVQTGIYPMETPGGWQLIGRTPLSLFNPYRTPPGLLKAGDLVRFRPITKAEFHKQKELAYES
- a CDS encoding biotin-dependent carboxyltransferase family protein, which gives rise to MSLSIESPGLLTTIQDAGRLGYQKDGMVVSGAMDAYALRLANMLVGNPESAAALEITLLGPTIRFNTDLLISLTGADLSPTINNEPVKMWRPVFVAAGSILAFGAPRAGCRSYLAVAGGFAIPSVMGSHATFLRAGIGGWQGRALQSGDLLPVKGIPAEITSFVEILRADAAAGGWQQADWSAIPDFYLNGVPENVIRVVKGPEYDLFAGSSTEDFWQSDYKVSSHSDRMGYRLNGPTLALATPAELLSGAVTFGTIQVPPDGNPIVLLADHQTTGGYPRIAQVVTADFPKLAQVPPGRDIRFEEISLEEAHLLYIQREKAIESLRSALHLKLTR
- a CDS encoding LamB/YcsF family protein is translated as MRYTLSSPVNMHYTVDLNCDLGESFGAYSIGNDEAILPYVTSANIACGFHAGDPAVMRKTVQLALAQGVAIGAHPGLPDLAGFGRREMAITPQEAYDMVVYQVGALAGFVQAQGGTLHHVKPHGALYNMAAVRPALAAAIAEAVYKVWPEAVLYGLAGSELIKAGKEVGLQTAGEVFADRTYQQDGTLTPRRQVDALISNPAKAVQQVVRLVKEGRVRSQQGPDVVLTADTICIHGDGPHAAEYARLIREALAEAGITVQPVNGRSA
- a CDS encoding NRAMP family divalent metal transporter, yielding MRLKRNVSILLGAAFLMATSAVGPGFLMQTTVFTQTLGASFGFVILLSILLDIGVQLNVWRVIAVSEKRAQDIANAVLPGLGVLIAVLIVLGGLAFNIGNVGGAGLGFNVLLGLSAEAGAVVAALISIAIFMVREAGKVMDRFAQVMGLLMILLIVYVAITSAPPLGEAAVKTILPDKVDLIAIITLVGGTVGGYITFSGGHRLLDAGIKGPEALPQVTTSAVSGITIASVIRIFLFLAALGVISKGLALDESNPPASVFQLAAGQVGYKLFGIVMLSAAITSVIGSAYTSVSFIKSFHPVIARNENRVIIGFIVLSTLIFITIGKPVRLLILAGALNGLILPVTLGTILVAAYNRKVVGTYRHPLWLTIFGALVVLIMAWLGAYTLWQQLPQLFI